In Porites lutea chromosome 7, jaPorLute2.1, whole genome shotgun sequence, a single window of DNA contains:
- the LOC140943552 gene encoding transmembrane protein 272-like, with translation MGANEDMSWKEGSFLSLRAILSVLTFPLQIAMIVIGAKYKDDCPVENMIPIYLIVGGSAGLLSTFCACAVEYRADHEIKQLCRLVLLPLFAWFIAGNVWIYKNYEPNYTDPESPYFCHKTLYLFAFWVITSYYIFFGVVLVIGCVTSILVNLFLWLFEVDRQRGEAG, from the exons ATGGGAGCCAATGAGGACATGTCTTGGAAGGAGGGGAGTTTTCTGTCATTAC gtgCGATTTTATCTGTCCTGACGTTTCCACTTCAGATAGCCATGATAGTTATTG GTGCTAAATACAAGGATGACTGTCCTGTGGAAAACATGATCCCAATTTACTTAATAGTTGGCGGATCAGCTGGTCTATTGAGCACTTTCTGCGCATGCGCAGTAGAATACAGAGCAGATCACGAGATCAAACAGTTGTGCAGACTCGTCTTACTGCCTCTGTTTGCTTGGTTCATTGCTGGCAACGTATGGATTTATAAAAATTACGAACCTAACTACACCGATCCCGAGAGTCCCTATTTCTGCCACAAAACGCTGTATCTATTTGCTTTCTGGGTAATTACTTCGTATTATATCTTTTTTGGTGTCGTGTTAGTTATCGGGTGTGTGACGAGCATTTTAGTTAAtctttttctttggctttttgaAGTTGACCGGCAACGCGGGGAGGCCGGCTAA
- the LOC140943554 gene encoding transmembrane protein 272-like — protein MGVSWMVLLASLITAIVILCLVTFPLQIAMIVMGAKYKDDCPAENMIPIYLIVAGSAGLFSTCCAGGVRYTSQEDDQQTVNPLSGLIQLFLFAWFIAGNVWIYSNYEPNYTDPSSPDFCNKTLYLFAFWVTNSYYILFGFVLGIMCLIGMGVACASQSEV, from the exons ATGGGGGTTTCTTGGATGGTTCTTTTGGCGTCAC tGATAACTGCCATTGTGATTTTATGCCTCGTGACATTTCCTCTTCAGATAGCCATGATAGTCATGG GTGCAAAATACAAGGATGACTGTCCTGCGGAAAACATGATCCCAATTTACTTAATAGTGGCCGGATCAGCTGGTCTGTTCAGTACTTGTTGCGCCGGGGGAGTAAGATACACAAGTCAGGAAGATGATCAGCAAACCGTGAACCCGCTCAGCGGTCTCATCCAACTCTTTCTGTTCGCTTGGTTCATTGCTGGAAATGTGTGGATATACAGTAACTACGAGCCTAACTACACCGACCCCAGTAGCCCTGATTTCTGCAACAAAACGCTGTATCTATTTGCCTTCTGGGTTACTAATTCGTATTATATCTTGTTTGGTTTCGTGTTAGGAATTATGTGTTTAATAGGCATGGGAGTAGCTTGTGCTAGCCAGAGTGAGGTCTAA